Proteins encoded together in one Penicillium digitatum chromosome 1, complete sequence window:
- a CDS encoding Prefoldin has protein sequence MSSQKQIDPKKQQELQHQYTNFKNTLQQLAQKIGDIEQEAEEHKLVIETLDPLPADRKCFRVVNGVLVERTVKDVLPTLKTNSDGLKQVLEDMLKQYKSKQGELDNWKKKNNIQVVQP, from the exons ATGTCTAGCCAGAAACAGATTGACCCCAAGAAGCAGCAGG AGCTTCAGCACCAATACACCAACTTCAAGAATACCCTTCAGCAATTAGCCCAAAAGATTGGTGATATTGAGCAAGAGGCAGAAGAACACAA ACTTGTGATTGAAACCCTCGACCCTCTCCCCGCAGACCGCAAATGTTTCCGCGTGGTgaatggcgttttggttgagcGCACTGTCAAAGATGTGCTTCCTACACTGAAGACCAACTCGGATGGGTTGAAGCAAGTTTTGGAGGACATGCTCAAGCAGTACAAGTCAAAGCAGGGTGAGCTGGATAACTGGAAG aagaagaacaacatTCAGGTTGTGCAGCCTTAA